A part of Microcoleus sp. bin38.metabat.b11b12b14.051 genomic DNA contains:
- a CDS encoding TerB family tellurite resistance protein, which yields MQTPPPPSITPRQMNLLRIVASMAWADGELAIEEVNIMLDRFCSLFGSGNDTQQMQQELRDYIMQNIPLDELIHQLETQEEKELVLQLGYEVISSSSRTPDEPKINADEAAAYQKLVQLLNLPEDAVKRIEAEASAADNSEGMIEKMAHKLEQFIKG from the coding sequence ATGCAAACCCCACCACCTCCATCAATTACGCCTCGCCAGATGAACCTGCTGAGAATAGTTGCTTCAATGGCCTGGGCTGACGGCGAACTGGCTATAGAAGAAGTGAATATAATGCTCGATCGCTTTTGCAGTTTGTTTGGTTCCGGTAACGACACACAACAAATGCAACAGGAACTGCGAGATTACATCATGCAAAATATCCCGCTTGATGAGTTGATTCACCAACTAGAAACGCAAGAGGAAAAAGAATTAGTTTTGCAACTCGGCTATGAAGTAATTTCATCTAGTTCTCGGACTCCCGACGAACCCAAAATAAACGCTGACGAAGCCGCAGCTTATCAAAAATTAGTGCAGTTGCTGAATCTTCCAGAGGATGCAGTCAAACGTATAGAAGCAGAAGCATCGGCGGCAGATAATTCTGAGGGAATGATAGAGAAGATGGCTCACAAATTAGAACAGTTCATCAAAGGCTAG
- a CDS encoding AAA family ATPase: MLPALRISGYDLQELIHQGTNTAIYRAVSLTNGHPAILKVLNTEYPTLEQITRLKHEYQIAVDLDCQYTVKVDRLETHPNCLVLVLEDFGGISLKQWMAKAGNAGRISAMCDTKTLAGGGPSAGLDRSVVNAATASYQLSIAQFLNIAIQLAKALVFLHQNQIIHKDIKPANVIINAETNQVKLADFSIASRLNKETPNLKNPDRLEGTLAYMSPEQTGRMNRDVDYRSDFYSLGVTFYELLTGKLPFRSTDPLELVHCHIAKQPIAIPQLNPQIPQVLAEIVEKLMAKNAEDRYQSAPGLLADLERCQNQIENLGTIDNFIPGQLEAMSQLLIPQKLYGREEQIKQLLQAFDRVSKGSGEIVSVGGYSGIGKSALVHEIIRNLTRQRGYLVSGKFDQLKRNVPYACFNQAMRSWVQQILTESQSQIDLWREKLLDILNVNAKVAIEAIPELELILGPQPDVPELGPIESQNRFNRVMQQFVQAIASAEHPLVMFLDDCQWIDAATVNMYEQNCLGKMPYLLVIVAYRDNEVSPTHPFLLANEVIRGAGVPMTAITLKPLAIDCATQLIAETLSCPAETATPLANLLLQKTDGNPFFLKQLLKYLHQKSWLRFDPQAAEWQWDIQHIESQGISENVVDLMVNKIQILSTATQRILQLAACIDNQFSLDILSVASGKSWSQTAQDLWEALQVGLILPVGNTYRIPQVFEPEELEKLGKTAPDVCYKFMHDRVQQAAYAMIPDADKESVHLAIGRLLLQGSSEGERQERIFDIVNHLNFARGLICELNQLYELAELNLQAGKTAASASAFETALTFFQSGCNSLPAQSWEDNYALTWALHLALGEAEYLNGKNDEALVIFDLILPKTRTLLERCQVNELKMTCLRMKNDLPAAYRLGIETLQLLGIEFEAYPDDAYLLRELVKTKAMIGESIADLADLPALTDPLQLAAHRVLKELYPIAYFTSPNAPFLCAMKLVQATIEHGNCRISAFGYIVYSFTLIVKYGEIDTGCTVGELGLNLYECWDAKELGACIFVTWGALTLHHIKYIDESKLFLIKSFNCGLETGAYQWSGYAAANYLAICFFGNESLQKSAAIIDEFIPVLEKIDRNMLAYCLLNKQPIYQLTCPADTAVNPPSFIDEQSLLEFAEASADLGASFLVYLYRLTVANWFGEVDRALEYANIGAEFLVFATGGFLNPVFRFHRAIALAAACTNASECDRQIYLEQLNIDLEKLREFAKNCPANYQHKYLAIRAEVARLSGQNYEASECYDSAIALAIQNRFIQDSALVNELAARFYLSQNRLIFVKNYLNDARLGYLQWGATAKVRQLEQYYSNLFPEAVESRIAVTLTASTSSHTNILDVATVIKASQAIYSEIVLEKLLKKLLHIILENAGAQQGCIILERGGKLFVEVSDTNHHDSATFQESRLVEDSCDLPISVVKYVAISQQPLVLSDASRETIYQADAYIQNCQPKSVLCAPILYQSKLIGIVYLENNLASGAFTRDRLELLQLLTTQAAIAIENARLYAREQHKSRQLTESLENLQQFQVELVQKEQQYRNIFEAVADGLSLVDLKTGKVIATNPAFCQIYGYSQEEFVQLTPPDYVLPEYLYLFAEWQQTMRKCQQFNSQIVIQKKDGTLCDVEIKSNFFEYEGQPHALVINRDISDRKCAEIALQTSEAELRQKAEDLEVILVKLQQTQSQLVQTEKISQLGQLVAGVAHEVNNPVSFISGNLHHAKDYISDLINLVQVYQDNFPEPGEAVLDKIEAIEFEYLVEDLPKMIESMKLGTDRIRDIMQSLRNYSRTDGIEKKSANIHEGIDTTLMILSHRLKASSARPMIKVLKNYGELPNIECYPGQLNQVFMNLLANAIDALEESNFGKTYKQIESNPNLITISTSVAHSSGKQTNRLVKIRIADNGIGMSKHIKEKLFTPFFTTKAEGKGTGLGLPICHDIITKKHRGSLECFSSPGRGTEFAIALPARSISINEK, from the coding sequence ATGCTCCCAGCTTTAAGGATTTCTGGGTATGACTTGCAAGAACTCATCCACCAAGGAACTAACACAGCTATTTATCGGGCGGTATCCCTAACAAACGGACACCCTGCCATCCTCAAAGTTTTAAATACAGAATATCCTACCCTAGAACAGATAACTCGCTTAAAACACGAATATCAGATCGCCGTCGATCTTGATTGCCAATATACAGTAAAAGTCGATCGCCTAGAAACGCACCCAAACTGCTTAGTATTAGTCTTAGAAGATTTTGGCGGCATCTCTCTCAAACAGTGGATGGCAAAAGCCGGGAATGCTGGCAGGATTTCTGCAATGTGTGATACAAAAACCCTTGCAGGCGGCGGGCCAAGTGCTGGGCTTGACAGAAGTGTTGTCAATGCAGCAACCGCGAGTTACCAATTGTCGATCGCCCAATTCTTAAACATTGCCATCCAATTAGCAAAAGCTTTAGTATTCCTGCATCAAAATCAAATTATTCATAAAGACATAAAACCAGCTAATGTTATCATAAATGCCGAAACAAATCAAGTAAAGCTCGCTGATTTCAGCATCGCGTCGCGGTTAAACAAAGAAACGCCCAACTTAAAAAATCCCGATCGCCTAGAAGGAACTCTCGCCTATATGTCCCCGGAACAAACCGGGCGCATGAATCGCGACGTAGACTACCGCAGCGACTTCTACTCTCTCGGTGTCACCTTTTACGAACTGCTGACAGGAAAATTGCCATTTCGCAGCACCGATCCGCTGGAATTAGTACACTGTCACATTGCCAAACAACCAATTGCAATTCCACAACTAAATCCGCAAATTCCCCAAGTGTTGGCGGAAATTGTGGAAAAACTGATGGCAAAAAATGCCGAAGACAGGTATCAAAGTGCACCCGGATTATTGGCAGATTTAGAACGCTGCCAGAATCAAATCGAAAATTTAGGTACAATTGATAATTTTATCCCCGGACAACTGGAGGCGATGAGTCAGTTGTTAATTCCCCAAAAACTTTACGGGCGGGAAGAGCAAATAAAGCAATTATTGCAAGCCTTCGATCGCGTTAGCAAAGGTAGCGGTGAAATTGTCTCGGTAGGTGGCTATTCTGGAATTGGTAAATCTGCATTAGTTCATGAAATTATCCGCAATTTAACCAGACAGCGCGGCTACTTGGTATCGGGTAAATTTGATCAATTAAAACGCAATGTTCCCTACGCTTGTTTCAATCAAGCTATGCGGAGTTGGGTGCAGCAGATTTTGACCGAAAGCCAATCTCAGATTGACTTGTGGCGAGAAAAGCTGCTGGACATTTTGAATGTTAATGCTAAAGTTGCGATCGAAGCCATCCCCGAATTAGAGTTAATTTTAGGCCCACAACCAGACGTACCAGAACTCGGGCCGATTGAATCTCAGAACCGCTTCAATCGAGTGATGCAGCAGTTCGTCCAAGCAATTGCGAGTGCGGAACATCCCTTAGTAATGTTTCTGGATGACTGTCAGTGGATAGATGCTGCAACAGTCAATATGTACGAACAAAATTGCCTCGGTAAAATGCCTTACTTGCTGGTAATTGTTGCTTATCGGGATAACGAAGTCAGCCCGACACATCCGTTTCTGCTGGCGAATGAGGTAATTCGGGGCGCAGGAGTTCCGATGACAGCTATTACTTTAAAACCGTTAGCAATTGACTGCGCGACTCAACTAATTGCTGAAACTTTGAGCTGTCCTGCTGAAACAGCGACACCGCTGGCGAATTTATTACTACAAAAAACGGATGGAAATCCATTTTTTCTGAAACAACTGCTGAAATATTTGCATCAAAAATCCTGGTTGAGATTTGACCCACAGGCTGCTGAGTGGCAGTGGGATATTCAACATATTGAATCCCAGGGAATTTCAGAAAATGTTGTTGATTTGATGGTGAATAAAATTCAAATTTTGTCAACCGCCACCCAGCGAATATTACAATTAGCGGCTTGTATTGACAATCAGTTTAGTTTGGATATACTGTCTGTGGCAAGCGGGAAATCTTGGAGTCAAACAGCGCAGGATTTGTGGGAAGCGCTGCAAGTAGGGTTAATTTTACCTGTAGGCAATACCTATCGGATACCTCAAGTATTTGAGCCGGAAGAGTTGGAAAAGTTGGGAAAAACGGCCCCAGATGTGTGCTACAAATTTATGCACGATCGCGTTCAGCAAGCTGCTTATGCCATGATTCCTGATGCAGACAAAGAATCGGTTCATTTAGCGATCGGGCGTTTGTTATTGCAAGGAAGCAGCGAAGGTGAACGCCAAGAACGAATTTTTGATATTGTCAATCATTTAAATTTTGCTCGCGGGTTGATTTGCGAGTTGAATCAACTTTATGAATTAGCAGAGTTAAACTTGCAGGCGGGCAAAACTGCCGCATCTGCTTCGGCATTTGAAACTGCGCTGACTTTTTTCCAGTCGGGCTGCAATAGTTTGCCGGCACAAAGTTGGGAAGATAATTATGCGTTAACTTGGGCGCTGCATTTGGCATTGGGCGAAGCGGAATATTTGAATGGGAAAAATGACGAAGCTTTGGTAATTTTTGACTTGATTTTGCCGAAAACTAGGACATTATTGGAACGGTGTCAGGTTAATGAGTTAAAAATGACTTGTCTGCGGATGAAAAATGATTTGCCTGCTGCTTATCGCTTAGGTATCGAGACGCTGCAATTGTTGGGAATTGAGTTTGAGGCGTACCCGGATGATGCGTATTTGCTGCGGGAGTTGGTGAAGACGAAGGCGATGATTGGGGAATCCATCGCCGATTTAGCAGATTTACCGGCACTCACCGATCCGCTGCAACTGGCCGCCCACCGGGTTTTGAAAGAACTTTACCCCATTGCTTACTTTACCAGTCCTAACGCCCCATTTCTCTGCGCGATGAAGTTGGTGCAGGCGACAATTGAACACGGTAATTGCAGAATATCCGCCTTTGGCTACATTGTGTATTCCTTTACTTTAATTGTTAAATATGGCGAAATTGACACTGGTTGCACAGTAGGAGAACTGGGTCTCAATCTTTACGAATGCTGGGATGCTAAAGAGTTAGGTGCTTGTATTTTTGTCACGTGGGGGGCTTTAACTTTGCACCACATTAAATATATTGATGAGTCGAAGCTTTTTCTGATTAAATCTTTTAACTGCGGTTTAGAGACAGGTGCTTATCAGTGGTCGGGATATGCTGCGGCTAATTATTTGGCCATCTGCTTTTTTGGGAATGAATCGCTGCAAAAATCCGCTGCAATCATTGATGAATTTATCCCAGTTTTGGAAAAAATAGACCGCAATATGCTAGCGTATTGTTTGCTAAACAAACAGCCAATTTACCAGCTTACTTGTCCTGCGGATACTGCGGTCAATCCGCCAAGTTTCATCGATGAACAGTCGCTTTTAGAATTTGCTGAAGCCTCGGCAGATTTGGGGGCTTCTTTTTTAGTTTATCTCTACAGACTAACCGTGGCGAATTGGTTTGGGGAGGTCGATCGAGCACTAGAATATGCTAATATTGGTGCTGAATTTTTGGTATTTGCTACTGGTGGTTTTCTGAATCCGGTTTTTCGCTTCCACCGCGCTATAGCCCTGGCTGCTGCTTGTACAAATGCCAGCGAGTGCGATCGCCAAATCTACCTAGAACAGCTCAATATTGACCTGGAGAAGCTCCGAGAATTTGCGAAAAACTGCCCTGCGAATTACCAGCACAAATATTTAGCCATCCGGGCGGAAGTGGCGCGGTTGTCGGGACAAAACTATGAGGCGTCAGAATGCTACGATAGTGCGATCGCCCTGGCAATACAAAATCGCTTCATTCAAGATTCTGCACTCGTTAACGAATTAGCAGCGAGATTTTATTTATCGCAAAATCGGCTGATTTTCGTGAAGAATTATCTCAACGATGCCAGACTTGGCTATCTCCAGTGGGGCGCCACAGCGAAAGTCCGTCAACTCGAACAATACTATAGTAATTTATTTCCGGAAGCTGTAGAGTCGCGGATTGCTGTAACTTTAACTGCGAGTACGTCTAGTCATACTAATATCTTGGATGTAGCAACAGTAATCAAAGCTTCTCAAGCAATTTATAGTGAAATTGTTTTAGAAAAGTTGCTCAAAAAACTGCTCCATATTATCTTAGAAAATGCGGGCGCACAGCAAGGCTGTATTATTTTAGAACGAGGCGGGAAATTGTTTGTGGAAGTTTCGGATACTAACCACCATGACTCTGCAACATTTCAGGAGTCAAGGCTGGTGGAAGATAGCTGCGATCTTCCTATTTCTGTCGTCAAGTATGTTGCGATAAGTCAGCAGCCTTTGGTGTTAAGCGATGCAAGTCGAGAAACAATTTACCAAGCGGATGCTTATATTCAAAATTGCCAACCAAAATCGGTTTTATGCGCGCCGATTTTGTATCAAAGTAAGTTGATCGGCATTGTGTATTTAGAGAATAATCTGGCGAGTGGAGCATTTACGCGCGATCGGCTGGAACTGTTGCAACTTTTAACGACACAAGCGGCGATCGCCATTGAAAACGCCCGCCTCTACGCCCGCGAACAACACAAATCTCGCCAATTGACTGAATCTCTCGAAAACCTGCAACAGTTTCAAGTCGAACTCGTCCAAAAAGAACAACAATACCGCAACATATTTGAGGCGGTAGCAGACGGACTTTCGCTGGTAGATTTGAAGACTGGTAAAGTCATCGCAACTAACCCAGCATTCTGTCAAATTTATGGTTATTCTCAGGAAGAGTTTGTGCAGTTAACTCCGCCAGATTATGTTCTCCCAGAGTATTTGTATTTATTTGCCGAATGGCAACAAACTATGAGAAAATGCCAACAATTTAACAGTCAAATTGTCATACAGAAAAAAGACGGTACGCTGTGCGATGTTGAGATAAAATCTAACTTTTTTGAGTACGAGGGCCAACCCCACGCCCTGGTAATTAATCGCGATATTAGCGATCGCAAGTGCGCCGAAATAGCTCTGCAAACATCGGAAGCTGAATTGAGACAAAAAGCTGAAGATTTAGAAGTAATACTTGTTAAACTCCAACAAACTCAATCACAATTAGTTCAAACCGAAAAAATCTCGCAACTCGGACAACTGGTGGCTGGAGTAGCGCACGAAGTGAATAATCCCGTTAGCTTTATTTCTGGCAACTTGCATCATGCCAAAGACTATATTAGTGATTTAATAAATTTAGTCCAGGTTTATCAAGACAACTTTCCCGAGCCGGGAGAAGCAGTTTTAGATAAAATAGAAGCCATTGAATTTGAATATTTAGTAGAAGATTTGCCGAAGATGATTGAGTCGATGAAATTGGGAACCGATCGCATCCGCGACATCATGCAATCTTTACGAAATTACTCGCGTACCGACGGGATTGAGAAAAAATCCGCAAATATTCACGAAGGAATTGATACCACATTAATGATTTTGTCGCATAGGTTAAAAGCTTCGAGCGCTCGCCCGATGATTAAAGTCCTCAAAAATTACGGAGAATTGCCTAACATTGAATGCTATCCGGGACAACTAAATCAGGTATTTATGAATTTGCTCGCTAATGCGATCGATGCTCTGGAAGAATCTAATTTTGGCAAAACATACAAACAGATTGAGAGCAACCCCAATCTGATTACAATTTCTACCTCTGTTGCCCACAGCAGCGGAAAACAGACAAATCGTCTAGTCAAGATTCGGATAGCTGACAATGGAATTGGGATGTCAAAACATATCAAAGAAAAATTGTTTACGCCATTCTTTACAACTAAAGCAGAAGGCAAAGGCACCGGATTGGGATTGCCGATTTGTCACGATATAATTACCAAAAAACACAGGGGAAGCTTAGAATGTTTTTCATCGCCGGGAAGGGGAACCGAATTTGCGATCGCGCTTCCCGCACGCAGCATTTCCATCAACGAGAAGTAG
- a CDS encoding peptidoglycan-binding protein yields the protein MYTEEITTNNETLALAADPNAGQKLEFAEASRVIKPTLRRGSTGQSVKELQQLLFHWQYYFGLIDGIFSVYVESAVKQYQHRVFLPEDGIVGSLTWQALYSGAPIKPILMIGSSGDDVKIVQNVLKLNGYYFGVVDGFFGPMTKVAVIQFQTAKGLPADGIVGARTWHALSNLPH from the coding sequence ATGTATACCGAAGAAATAACCACGAACAATGAAACTCTGGCTCTCGCGGCCGATCCTAATGCTGGGCAAAAGCTAGAATTTGCTGAAGCATCTAGAGTTATTAAACCCACTTTGCGACGCGGTTCTACAGGTCAATCTGTCAAGGAACTGCAACAGCTTCTATTTCATTGGCAATATTATTTCGGTCTGATTGATGGTATTTTCAGCGTCTATGTTGAAAGTGCCGTTAAACAATATCAACACCGCGTCTTTTTACCTGAAGATGGGATTGTGGGTTCTCTAACCTGGCAAGCACTATACTCTGGTGCACCTATTAAGCCGATTCTGATGATTGGTAGTTCAGGTGATGATGTCAAAATTGTTCAGAATGTCTTGAAATTGAATGGATACTATTTCGGTGTAGTTGATGGATTCTTCGGGCCGATGACAAAAGTAGCAGTGATTCAGTTCCAAACGGCTAAAGGTTTACCAGCCGATGGAATTGTCGGGGCGAGAACTTGGCACGCTCTGAGCAACTTACCGCATTAA
- a CDS encoding peptidoglycan-binding protein, translating into MNNETLSLPADTTAQSTFAVGLTTGLNKPTLQMGSTGQAVIELQQLLFHWQYYFGPFDGNFTLAVKNAVIAYQHRVFLLEDGIVGSLTWQALYSGAPVNMPILMNGSSGNAVKIVQKVLKLNGYYFGTIDGLFGPMTRVAVIQFQTDKALPADGIVGKRTWHALSKLPH; encoded by the coding sequence ATGAACAATGAAACTCTATCTCTCCCCGCCGATACTACAGCTCAATCAACTTTTGCAGTTGGTCTGACGACGGGACTAAACAAACCCACTTTACAAATGGGTTCAACAGGTCAAGCTGTCATAGAACTACAACAGCTTCTATTTCATTGGCAATATTATTTCGGCCCTTTCGATGGTAATTTCACCCTCGCAGTTAAAAACGCCGTCATAGCCTATCAACACCGCGTCTTCTTACTTGAAGATGGGATTGTCGGTTCCCTGACTTGGCAAGCACTGTACTCTGGTGCACCTGTGAATATGCCGATTCTGATGAATGGCAGTTCTGGTAATGCAGTAAAAATTGTTCAGAAAGTCCTGAAATTGAACGGATACTATTTCGGTACGATTGACGGATTATTCGGGCCAATGACCAGAGTAGCAGTGATTCAATTCCAAACAGATAAGGCTTTACCAGCCGATGGAATTGTTGGGAAAAGAACTTGGCACGCTCTCAGCAAATTACCACACTAA
- a CDS encoding NAD(P)H-hydrate dehydratase: MTIQKFVVTADQMRQIETRIFAAGMPQAALMEKVAHLIARRIQELLKEEGSLATDLTDRRKRGKREKILNSQLPVIGVLVGPGHNGGDALVVARELHFQGFPVVIYCPFSKVKELTKSHADYAYYLNIPFFDRVELLKNCNLLIDGLFGFGLEREITNPTAAAIDQINNLNIPIFSIDIPSGIHTDTGEVLGTAIRAKHTLCLGLWKMAFLQDRALEYIGTSELIDFDIPTADIAAILGDLPSIQRITKSSAIQHLPLPRSPISHKYTNGHLLIIAGSRRYSGAAILSALGARASGVGMLSIAVPESIKPMLSSHLPEALVIGCPETPSGGIKELPVAIDLGSYDAIATGPGLTLEAALVVESVLECDRPLVLDADGLNILAQLGTVPILSQRRALTIITPHPGEFKRLFPELAEEIGADRIAATQAAAQLCGAVVLLKGAKVCISWSDRGDSLRDSYASRTITYLNPESTPALARGGSGDVLTGLLGGLLASAGDRHPAPESVAATAVWWHAKAGIMAAKERTELGVDAFTLTQYLIPTLREF; encoded by the coding sequence ATGACTATTCAAAAATTTGTTGTCACCGCCGACCAAATGCGGCAAATAGAAACAAGAATCTTTGCTGCGGGAATGCCCCAAGCCGCTTTAATGGAAAAAGTCGCGCACCTGATTGCTAGACGCATTCAGGAGCTTTTGAAGGAAGAGGGAAGTTTGGCAACGGATTTAACAGATAGAAGGAAAAGGGGGAAAAGGGAAAAAATTCTTAATTCTCAATTGCCTGTTATTGGCGTATTGGTTGGGCCTGGACATAACGGCGGTGATGCTTTGGTGGTGGCTCGCGAATTGCACTTTCAAGGATTCCCAGTAGTTATTTACTGCCCGTTTTCTAAAGTTAAAGAACTCACAAAAAGTCACGCTGATTATGCGTATTATTTAAATATTCCATTTTTTGACAGAGTTGAACTACTGAAAAACTGCAACTTGCTCATTGACGGTTTATTTGGCTTTGGATTAGAACGAGAAATTACTAATCCCACAGCCGCCGCTATTGACCAAATAAATAATTTAAACATACCCATTTTTAGTATAGACATTCCGTCGGGAATTCATACAGATACCGGAGAAGTTTTGGGGACGGCAATCCGGGCAAAACATACATTGTGTTTGGGTTTGTGGAAAATGGCATTTCTGCAAGACAGAGCCTTAGAATATATCGGTACGTCAGAATTAATTGATTTTGATATTCCAACAGCAGATATCGCAGCGATATTGGGCGATTTGCCATCAATACAACGCATTACTAAATCATCGGCTATTCAGCATTTACCATTACCCCGATCGCCAATTTCGCACAAATACACTAACGGTCACTTACTAATTATTGCAGGTTCCCGCCGCTACAGCGGAGCAGCCATTTTATCGGCATTGGGAGCAAGGGCTAGCGGTGTGGGAATGCTGTCAATTGCTGTTCCTGAGTCGATTAAACCGATGTTGAGCAGTCATTTGCCAGAAGCCTTAGTTATCGGATGTCCTGAAACTCCCAGCGGTGGAATTAAGGAGTTGCCGGTAGCAATTGATTTGGGTTCCTATGATGCGATCGCCACAGGCCCAGGTCTGACATTGGAAGCAGCCCTCGTTGTAGAATCTGTACTGGAGTGCGATCGACCTTTAGTTCTCGATGCCGACGGTTTAAATATTCTCGCTCAACTCGGCACAGTCCCGATTTTGTCGCAACGCCGAGCACTGACAATTATCACGCCTCATCCGGGCGAATTTAAGCGTTTGTTTCCCGAATTAGCAGAGGAAATCGGCGCCGATCGAATTGCCGCAACTCAAGCAGCGGCCCAGCTTTGCGGTGCAGTGGTATTGCTCAAAGGAGCCAAAGTTTGCATTTCTTGGAGCGATCGGGGCGATTCCCTACGGGATAGCTACGCTTCACGTACCATCACCTATCTCAATCCAGAAAGCACCCCAGCCCTCGCCAGAGGTGGCAGCGGCGATGTTCTGACGGGTTTGTTAGGGGGACTGTTGGCAAGTGCGGGCGATCGGCATCCAGCCCCCGAATCAGTTGCAGCAACAGCCGTTTGGTGGCACGCCAAAGCCGGAATCATGGCCGCCAAAGAGCGGACAGAATTAGGTGTAGATGCCTTTACGTTGACACAGTATTTAATTCCTACATTGCGAGAATTTTAA
- the mnmA gene encoding tRNA 2-thiouridine(34) synthase MnmA gives MNKIVVGLSGGVDSSAAAAILHHQGYEVVGLTLWLMKGKGQCCSEGMVDAAKICEDLGVPHHIVDSREVFKASIVDFLVDGYSAGVTPLPCSQCNKTVKFGPMLKYAREDLGIEKIATGHYARITYDTATDRYQLLRAIDPAKDQSYFLYDLTQDLLAGTEFPLGEITKTETRRIAAEFGLSTADKPESQDLCLVESNGSMRAFLDKYIAPQKGDIVDKAGRVLGQHDGVHHYTIGQRKGLGIAAPEPLYVIELDAGANRVIVGDRQLAVESEFMVQKVNWVSVAEPAAPIRASVQIRYRSQPVPATIIPVEPSEADSKGSGTRVKVIFDEPQLSITPGQAAVWYDSDVLLGGGIIERKKLQN, from the coding sequence ATGAACAAGATTGTCGTAGGCCTCTCCGGCGGGGTCGATAGTTCCGCAGCAGCCGCAATTTTACACCATCAGGGCTATGAAGTGGTGGGTTTAACGCTGTGGTTGATGAAAGGTAAAGGTCAGTGCTGCTCTGAGGGAATGGTCGATGCCGCTAAAATTTGCGAAGATTTGGGCGTTCCTCACCACATTGTTGACAGCCGTGAAGTCTTTAAGGCAAGTATTGTAGATTTTTTGGTGGACGGTTACAGTGCTGGAGTGACGCCTCTGCCTTGTTCGCAGTGCAATAAAACTGTCAAGTTCGGGCCGATGCTTAAGTATGCTCGCGAAGACCTGGGTATTGAAAAGATTGCTACGGGACACTACGCTCGCATTACTTATGATACTGCTACGGATCGCTATCAGTTGCTGCGGGCGATCGACCCTGCGAAAGATCAATCTTATTTCTTGTACGATTTAACACAGGATTTGCTGGCTGGTACGGAGTTTCCTTTGGGGGAAATCACCAAGACTGAAACTCGCAGAATTGCGGCGGAATTTGGCTTGAGCACCGCTGACAAGCCGGAAAGTCAAGATTTGTGCTTGGTGGAAAGTAACGGTTCGATGCGGGCTTTTCTGGACAAGTACATTGCGCCGCAAAAGGGTGACATTGTAGATAAGGCCGGCCGCGTACTCGGACAGCACGACGGCGTGCACCACTACACCATCGGCCAGCGCAAGGGACTCGGGATTGCTGCACCGGAACCGCTGTATGTAATTGAACTTGATGCTGGTGCTAATCGGGTGATTGTGGGCGATCGCCAGTTGGCGGTAGAATCTGAGTTCATGGTTCAGAAAGTAAATTGGGTTTCTGTGGCAGAGCCTGCCGCTCCGATTCGGGCTTCTGTACAGATTCGCTATCGATCGCAACCCGTCCCCGCTACAATTATTCCTGTCGAACCATCCGAAGCCGACTCCAAGGGCAGCGGTACCAGAGTCAAGGTAATTTTTGACGAACCGCAGTTGAGCATTACCCCCGGACAAGCAGCAGTTTGGTATGACTCAGATGTGCTCTTAGGCGGCGGCATCATCGAAAGAAAAAAACTTCAGAATTAA